In Bifidobacterium scardovii JCM 12489 = DSM 13734, the genomic stretch CTCCCCCGCCGACCGGCACCGGGCCGACCATGATGCGGCGCGACTTGCGCCGCGGGTGCAACGGGCTCTCGCTGGTGGCGACCGCCCCCGTCTTGCGGAACGGCTTGTCGGCGGCTGGGGTCGCAGGCTGCGTCGTGTCGTCGTGCAACGGGCTCATGCTTTCGTCTTTGCTCTCCTGAAATTGACTCACATCTGTTTGTTTATCAAATCATCCGCGCGGCGACGGGCCTCCTGCTCGACTTGACTCATTTCCTCCACGGATCGGAAGAGCGGATCGCCGCGCAGCTCGGCGTCCATCTCGTCGAGCACCGCCTTGACGGTGTCGACGATGCCGAGGTACGGCAGGCGCCGGTCGAGGAACGCGTGCACGGCCTGCTCGTTGGCCGCGTTGAGCACGGCCGTATGCTTTTCGGACGCGGCGAGGCAGTGCCGGGCCAGGCTGACGGCGGGAAACGCCTCGTCGTCCAACGGCTCGAACGTCCATGTCGCGGCTTGGGTCCAATCGCATGCCGCAGCCACGTCGCCGAGGCGATCGGGCGCGGACAGGCCGAGCGCGATCGGCAGGCGCATGTCGGGCGGGGACGCCTGGCAGATCGTGGCGCCGTCGACGAATTCGACCATGGAATGCACGATGGACTGCGGGTGCACGGTCACGTCGATGCGGTCGGGCGGCACGTCGAACAGGCGGCTCGCCTCGATCACCTCAAGGCCCTTGTTCATCAGCGTGGACGAATTGATCGTGACCACCGGGCCCATATGCCAAGTCGGGTGGTTCAGGGCCTGCTCCGGCGTGATATCGCGCATCCGGTCGCGCGTCCATCCTCGGAACGGGCCTCCCGACGCGGTGACGATCAGCTTGCTGACCTCACCGTGCGTGCCGGAGCGCAGGGACTGCCAGATCGCGGAATGCTCGGAATCGACCGGATTGATCTGATTGTCGCGGGTCTGCGCGTCGAACAGCAGATGGCCGCCGGCCACCACGGACTCCTTGTTGGCCAACGCCAGCTGTGAATCGGCCTGAAGCGCCGCGATGGACGGTTCCAGCCCGATCGAGCCGGTGATGCCGTTGAGCACCACATCGGCGCCGGCACCGGCCATCGCGATGACGGCTTCCGGACCGGCCTGCACCGTGGTATTGCGCGCGCCGGCAGCGTCCAGAGCCTCGCGCAGCGGCGTAGCGGCCGCGGCGTCGTAGACCGCGACCTGCGGCACGCGGAACCGCGCCGCCTGCTCGGCGAGCAGCCCGACATGCGCGCCGCCCGCCGCAAGGCCGGTCACCGTGAACCGCTCGGGATGACGTGCGATGACGTCCAGTCCCTGCGTGCCGATGGATCCGGTGGAACCGAGGATGATGACGGTGGACTGTCTATTCACTGCGCATGCTTCTTCGACGCGTCATCGTTGCCGTACAACGAGGGGAAGGACAGGTCGGGGATGTCGACGCTGACCTTGTCGGCCATCTGCGGGAACAGCGAGGGGAACATGTCGTGACCGGACTGGTCCTTGTCCTGCTTGTCCTGCTGGCCCGACGTGCCCGTATCCGCGGGCTTGGGCTGCGAGGCGGCCTGATCGTCTGCGCCGGAGACCGGCGCCGGCGCGGGAACCGGGGAAACGGGGAACGACGCTGCGGACGACGCAGGAGCGGGGGCGGACGGCACCGGAACGGCGTTGCGCGCATCGGAGACGAAGGCGTCGCGATCGTCGGCCGGGCGCGCGGCGCCGCCGAACGCGGCGCTCGACGCGGTGCGGGTCGTCGCCATGTGTTCGGGCTTGACGGCCGGAGCGAACGATGCCGGCATCTCCATGGCCTGAGTGGCCCCGGCCGGAGCGGGGGCCGGCGATGCGGCGGCATCGGCACCGGATGCGCCCGCATGCGGCGGCCGCGGCGCCGGAGCCTGCGAAGCCTGGGGGGCAGCCGGAGCGGGAGCGGAAGGAGCGGGAGCGGCCGGGACGGGAACCTCGTCGACGCTCGGCGTTGACAGTTCCGGAACACGCGGCTGGAACGAGGACGGCTCGGACTGGGCCGCAGCCTGCACGGCCTCGGCCATCTGCGCCAGCTGGGCCAGCGACGAATCGACCACCGGAGCCGCCTCACCCGTTCTGCGATAAGAATCGGGCACGGCGCCGTCGGATGCAGCCGGCTCGGTCGTGACCGAATTCGCGGGCGCGGCGGAGCTGGCGGGCGCGGAGCCGGAATGAGCGGCGTCGCGGGTCGCGGACGGCTCGAACGAGGGAGCGACGGACGCGGGCTGCGGGGTGGCCGACGCGGCGGACGCGACCGTTGGCGCCGCGGAGGCCGCAGCCGCGGCGGAAGCGGCGGAAGCCGTGAAAATGGCCTGCTCCGCCTGATGCAGCGCATCGAAGGATTCATTGTCCGCCGACGCGGACGACGGGGAACCGTCCGCGCCTCTTTCGGCGCCGGGCTGCTGGCGCTGCGGGTCGGCGGCGAACAGCGGGGCCACGCCCGGGGTCCCGGCGGATGAAGCGCCACCGGACACGGCGGCCTTGGACGCAATCGGGGCGGCGTTCTCGCCCTCCGACTGCACGTAGTCGGCGACG encodes the following:
- the dxr gene encoding 1-deoxy-D-xylulose-5-phosphate reductoisomerase, with translation MNRQSTVIILGSTGSIGTQGLDVIARHPERFTVTGLAAGGAHVGLLAEQAARFRVPQVAVYDAAAATPLREALDAAGARNTTVQAGPEAVIAMAGAGADVVLNGITGSIGLEPSIAALQADSQLALANKESVVAGGHLLFDAQTRDNQINPVDSEHSAIWQSLRSGTHGEVSKLIVTASGGPFRGWTRDRMRDITPEQALNHPTWHMGPVVTINSSTLMNKGLEVIEASRLFDVPPDRIDVTVHPQSIVHSMVEFVDGATICQASPPDMRLPIALGLSAPDRLGDVAAACDWTQAATWTFEPLDDEAFPAVSLARHCLAASEKHTAVLNAANEQAVHAFLDRRLPYLGIVDTVKAVLDEMDAELRGDPLFRSVEEMSQVEQEARRRADDLINKQM
- a CDS encoding DivIVA domain-containing protein, with translation MSQEPGVERGGASIARASKRKWGYDADQVDAFLERAHALYESDEATLTQRDIQNVSFDLAKGGYDIVQVDAALSRLERAVVDKQTTRQIGEHGRVAWKAQTEDLYRQLASHASRVHGERFNRGQKKRPSYDLKQVDRLIDDVIDKSAAELGVDGTSDQLPKKPQELKSSDVSNAVFTQRKGKRGYDERQVDFFLNSCVQLLSRLESYARVADYVQSEGENAAPIASKAAVSGGASSAGTPGVAPLFAADPQRQQPGAERGADGSPSSASADNESFDALHQAEQAIFTASAASAAAAASAAPTVASAASATPQPASVAPSFEPSATRDAAHSGSAPASSAAPANSVTTEPAASDGAVPDSYRRTGEAAPVVDSSLAQLAQMAEAVQAAAQSEPSSFQPRVPELSTPSVDEVPVPAAPAPSAPAPAAPQASQAPAPRPPHAGASGADAAASPAPAPAGATQAMEMPASFAPAVKPEHMATTRTASSAAFGGAARPADDRDAFVSDARNAVPVPSAPAPASSAASFPVSPVPAPAPVSGADDQAASQPKPADTGTSGQQDKQDKDQSGHDMFPSLFPQMADKVSVDIPDLSFPSLYGNDDASKKHAQ